TAGTGGCTACTACTCCCCATCTCCCCATCTCCCTATTGCCCCTAATCCCCAACGTCTCTTTCTTTATGCCGGGGGACCCTTACTTTACAGAAGCCGAGTAAAGCGCGTCTACGGCAATCGCTCATGGGGGACTCACCTCCTCCCTCAGGCTGACAGCCAACTTATCAGCAATCCCAGCGATCCAGTTTTCATCTTGTTTAGTATAACTGCGAGGAGCATTTGCTCCTAAAATCAAAACGCCTTCTTTACCAATTGGTTGACAAATCACTCCTTGAGTATTCTCTGGTAAATAATCAAATTCAATTCTTCCTGGATAGACTTTTAAGTTAACCAAATAAACAGGCTGTTGTTTTTCTTGCACCCGTTTTAAAATTGGCCCTAACGTCACCTCTGATTTTGTGCCTAAAATTCCTCGCCGCAATAAAACTTTACCTTGATAGAAAACTACAAGCGATCGCGTCACTGTATTAG
Above is a genomic segment from Fischerella sp. JS2 containing:
- a CDS encoding cofactor assembly of complex C subunit B; this encodes MAKSDPNRILRRLPIVVGGLGAVLLLINRLLTPEITESQARADVLGVILSAVLILTGLLWQQVQPRSPDAVELIGEEGFVLAQDLPQAVKTELAWASHLLLTNTVTRSLVVFYQGKVLLRRGILGTKSEVTLGPILKRVQEKQQPVYLVNLKVYPGRIEFDYLPENTQGVICQPIGKEGVLILGANAPRSYTKQDENWIAGIADKLAVSLREEVSPP